The following proteins are encoded in a genomic region of Pyrus communis chromosome 11, drPyrComm1.1, whole genome shotgun sequence:
- the LOC137749373 gene encoding high affinity nitrate transporter 2.7-like, whose amino-acid sequence METEDADEEQILKDHRSMFALPVDADQKATELRLFSIAPPHMLAFHLAWLSLFSNFFSTFSIPPLLAVIRDDLNLTDTDTGHAGTAAFLGSIFSRIAMGPICDLLGPRIAIATLSLLTAPVILSTSLVSSPNSFIAIRFIAGFSLANFVANQFWMSCMFSGCVVGLANGFSAGWANMGSGVTQLVMPLIYSLIMSFNVPSFAAWRLAFIVPAVFQVVTAILVLTFGQDLPSGSYKRSQKVNNKSTESLLSVISNGVKNYRAWILALTYAFSFGVELTTDNIIAQYFYDRFNVNLEVAGIIAASFGMANFFSRPSGGLVSDKLAQRFGIRGRLWGLWVAQTVAGLLCLLLGRVNSLWGSILVMCAFSIFVQAAAGLTFGVVPFVSKRSLGVVSGITGGGGTMGAVVTQLLLFSGTEFSKQTSISLMGVMMIVCTLPVSLIYFPQWGGMFCGPSYSYGDHLSGPETETNHYHLIE is encoded by the exons ATGGAAACTGAAGATGCTGACGAAGAACAAATACTAAAAGATCATCGTAGTATGTTTGCATTACCAGTAGATGCTGATCAAAAGGCCACAGAGTTGAGGTTATTTTCAATAGCGCCACCCCACATGCTGGCCTTCCACCTTGCAtggctctctctcttctccaacTTCTTCTCCACCTTCTCCATCCCTCCCCTCCTCGCCGTTATCCGCGACGACCTCAACCTCACCGACACTGACACTGGTCACGCCGGCACCGCTGCCTTCCTCGGCTCCATCTTCTCCCGCATTGCCATGGGCCCTATATGCGACCTCCTCGGTCCCCGTATCGCCATCGCCACCCTCTCCCTCCTCACCGCCCCCGTCATCCTCTCCACATCCCTCGTCTCCTCCCCTAACTCCTTCATCGCCATCCGCTTCATCGCCGGCTTCTCCCTCGCCAACTTCGTCGCCAACCAGTTCTGGATGAGCTGCATGTTCTCGGGATGCGTAGTCGGCCTTGCCAACGGCTTCTCCGCCGGCTGGGCCAACATGGGCTCTGGCGTCACCCAGCTGGTCATGCCACTCATTTATTCTCTCATCATGTCATTCAACGTGCCGTCCTTCGCAGCTTGGAGGCTGGCATTTATCGTGCCAGCAGTTTTTCAAGTTGTGACGGCCATATTGGTTCTGACGTTTGGTCAGGACCTACCTTCTGGGAGCTACAAACGCTCTCAGAAGGTCAACAATAAGTCCACAGAGAGCTTGTTAAGTGTTATTTCTAACGGGGTCAAGAATTATAGAGCATGGATTTTGGCGTTGACTTATGCCTTCAGTTTTGGAGTGGAGTTGACGACTGATAATATCATAGCTCAATATTTCTACGACAGATTTAACGTGAATCTTGAGGTGGCTGGGATCATAGCGGCCAGCTTCGGAATGGCGAATTTCTTTTCGAGGCCGAGTGGCGGGTTGGTTTCCGATAAGCTGGCGCAGAGGTTCGGGATAAGGGGGAGGTTGTGGGGGTTGTGGGTGGCGCAGACGGTGGCCGGGTTGTTGTGTTTGTTACTCGGGCGAGTCAACTCGCTCTGGGGATCCATACTCGTCATGTGTGCGTTTTCTATCTTTGTACAAGCTGCTGCTGGCCTCACGTTTGGCGTGGTGCCGTTTGTGTCCAAAAG GTCACTGGGAGTGGTATCAGGGATCACAGGCGGCGGAGGTACGATGGGGGCGGTGGTAACCCAGCTGCTGTTGTTTTCCGGCACGGAATTCTCCAAGCAGACGAGCATTTCTCTGATGGGTGTGATGATGATTGTGTGCACCCTCCCGGTCTCCCTCATCTACTTCCCTCAGTGGGGTGGAATGTTCTGCGGCCCTTCCTATAGCTATGGCGATCATCTCAGCGGACCAGAAACTGAAACAAACCATTATCACTTGATCGAATAG
- the LOC137749374 gene encoding uncharacterized protein: MASATKLLSPFRKSLSSLISSRSISPSRQFYYAKFEPIQRIRASTFHRSLNLQNNSLQKIWFSGSKLRYGSILGVTVLFWSVSFLPNAAYAMEGQDMLVNDHNLEASGALDVEEDRREFRKFMRKLWLPFFFCITVLACWDHHITPLGLKLALFLLSTKPNPLSVYVFVEELCHRLKRKDPYLHNKPLYARKVEVEDFKLLCLAKVEVQDQKFTLVGILGGWWSVPTLDAIKDHLVCSHKAVTKAYI, from the exons ATGGCGTCCGCTACAAAACTTCTTTCTCCGTTTCGGAAATCCCTAAGTTCACTAATCTCTTCCCGCTCAATCTCTCCTTCCAGGCAATTCT ATTATGCCAAGTTTGAACCGATACAGCGGATTCGCGCCTCAACGTTTCATCGTTCCTTGAATTTGCAAAACAATTCTCTTCAGAAAATCTGGTTTTCAG GAAGTAAGTTGAGATATGGAAGCATTCTTGGTGTGACAGTTTTGTTTTGGTCAGTCAGCTTCTTGCCAAATGCTGCATATGCTATGGAAG GCCAGGATATGTTGGTGAATGATCATAATTTGGAAGCGTCGGGTGCTTTGGATGTGGAGGAAGATCGACGGGAATTCAGGAAGTTTATGAGGAAATTATGGCTGCCTTTCTTTTTCTGTATTACTGTGTTGGCGTGCTGGGATCATCATATTACACCGCTTGGATTGAAGCTTGCTCTTTTCCTCCTGAGCACCAAGCCTAATCCTTTGTCAGTTTATGTTTTTGTGGAAGAG TTATGTCATCGGCTCAAGCGCAAAGATCCTTACTTGCATAACAAG CCATTGTACGCGCGTAAGGTTGAAGTTGAAGACTTTAAGCTTCTATGTCTTGCTAAAGTTGAAGTGCAAGACCAGAAGTTCACATTGGTTGGAATTCTTGGTGGTTGGTGGTCTGTGCCAACTTTGGACGCAATCAAGGATCATCTTGTATGTTCTCATAAAGCGGTCACTAAAGCATATATTTGA